One Mycolicibacterium crocinum DNA window includes the following coding sequences:
- a CDS encoding 2OG-Fe(II) oxygenase, whose protein sequence is MTGVAYDQRVAATDWDAVATELETLGGALTGPLLSPGETAELAAIYPEDNRFRSTIDMARYRFGEGQYRYFARPYPQAVAELKHALYPRLLPIARDWWRKLRRDPPWPDSLDEWLDICHRAGQTRTTALMLKYTAGGWCALHQDLYGELVFPLQVVINLTRPDIDYTGGEFLLYEQRPRAQSRGTAISIPHGHGLVITTRERPVLSKRGWAAGPVRHGVSTLHTGSRMTLGLIFHDAS, encoded by the coding sequence ATGACCGGCGTCGCGTACGACCAACGCGTCGCCGCCACCGACTGGGACGCGGTCGCCACCGAACTGGAAACTCTCGGTGGCGCACTGACCGGCCCGCTGCTCAGCCCCGGCGAGACCGCGGAACTGGCGGCGATCTATCCGGAGGACAACCGGTTCCGGTCCACCATCGACATGGCCCGCTACCGCTTCGGCGAAGGTCAGTACCGGTACTTCGCCCGGCCGTACCCGCAGGCGGTGGCCGAACTCAAGCACGCGCTGTATCCGCGGCTGCTGCCGATCGCCCGGGATTGGTGGCGCAAACTGCGTCGCGACCCGCCCTGGCCCGACAGCCTCGACGAGTGGCTGGACATCTGCCATCGCGCCGGGCAGACCAGAACCACCGCGCTGATGCTCAAGTACACGGCCGGTGGATGGTGTGCCCTGCACCAGGATCTCTACGGCGAGTTGGTCTTTCCGCTACAGGTCGTCATCAATCTGACCCGGCCGGACATTGATTACACCGGAGGTGAATTTCTGCTGTACGAGCAGCGTCCGCGCGCCCAGTCCCGCGGTACGGCGATCTCCATACCGCACGGGCACGGGCTGGTGATCACCACCCGCGAGCGGCCGGTGCTGTCCAAGCGTGGCTGGGCGGCCGGCCCGGTCCGTCACGGGGTGTCCACTCTGCACACCGGATCGCGCATGACGCTCGGGCTGATCTTCCACGACGCGTCGTGA
- a CDS encoding methylated-DNA--[protein]-cysteine S-methyltransferase codes for MTDDSDAIIRDLERITQPAPGKLADLHQRLAAAAQREGVLDIAYRVIDSPVGPLLLAATEHGLLRVAYLREDHDAVLAQLAEKISPRILYAADRLDPAARELDEYFARTRRSFDLRLDWRLADGFRSTVLHHLPEIGYGQTASYATVAALAGSPKAVRAVGTACAKNPLPVVVPCHRVVRSDGAMGGYLGGPDAKRLLLDLEAA; via the coding sequence ATGACCGACGACAGCGACGCCATCATTCGCGATCTGGAGCGAATCACGCAGCCCGCCCCCGGGAAGCTGGCCGACTTGCATCAGCGGCTGGCCGCGGCGGCCCAGCGCGAGGGTGTGCTCGACATCGCCTACCGCGTGATCGACAGCCCGGTCGGGCCGCTCCTGCTGGCCGCCACGGAACACGGACTGCTGCGCGTCGCCTACCTCCGCGAGGACCACGACGCGGTGCTGGCGCAACTGGCCGAAAAGATAAGCCCCAGAATCCTTTACGCGGCAGACCGACTGGACCCGGCGGCACGCGAACTCGACGAGTACTTCGCCCGGACGCGCCGCAGCTTCGATCTGCGGCTGGACTGGCGGCTGGCCGACGGGTTCCGCAGCACCGTGCTGCACCACCTGCCCGAGATCGGCTACGGCCAGACCGCCAGTTACGCCACCGTCGCCGCGTTGGCGGGTAGTCCCAAAGCGGTCCGGGCTGTGGGAACGGCGTGTGCGAAAAACCCTCTGCCCGTTGTTGTTCCGTGCCACCGTGTGGTGCGCAGCGATGGCGCGATGGGCGGTTACCTGGGCGGGCCGGACGCCAAGCGCCTGCTGCTCGATCTGGAGGCTGCGTGA
- a CDS encoding Ada metal-binding domain-containing protein, which produces MTKAYTLNAADGQQYSSPTPGRLGGHRRARIYGRLDCPSALRAIAAGQYVTHRVFFADEPTAVAAGYRPCAVCMTEAYRRWKSHR; this is translated from the coding sequence GTGACCAAGGCATACACCCTGAATGCTGCTGACGGTCAACAGTATTCGAGCCCGACGCCGGGGCGTCTCGGTGGGCACCGGCGGGCCAGGATCTACGGACGTCTGGACTGTCCGTCGGCGCTGCGGGCGATCGCGGCCGGCCAGTATGTGACGCACCGGGTGTTCTTCGCTGACGAGCCGACGGCCGTCGCGGCGGGTTATCGGCCCTGCGCGGTGTGCATGACCGAGGCCTATCGCCGGTGGAAGTCACACCGCTGA